A genome region from Vulpes lagopus strain Blue_001 chromosome 7, ASM1834538v1, whole genome shotgun sequence includes the following:
- the LOC121495777 gene encoding protein FAM170A-like isoform X1, protein MATASKGGVSHFRLKSGGSRWVAAYNWCTFQPTSRGVSKSQADAPQVESTEEAKGWDAGVEEVSSASEYFSCVSSPLKLTHSGLRRVHRDSPQPRSPLAQVQERGETAPPSHHVSSSPSSYKTCVSSLYINKKERGMKIYYMRVQMKKGVAVSWETEETSESVEKQPRMEEVTLPEDVRVGTPPSDVSTRNLLSDSEPSGEEQEHEERAESDSPPGSPAVEEGPRAKTPDWLVTMETGFRCMACCRVFSTLESLQEHVQHGVREGFSCHVFHLTMARLGGSRRAGSAQEEEGERSEAPAARPEGKASEEEPATREDLGST, encoded by the exons ATGGCCACTGCCTCGAAAGGAGGTGTCTCTCATTTTAGACTGAAATCAGGAGGATCCAGATGGGTTGCCGCTTATAACTGGTGTACATTTCAGCCCACAAGCAGAG GAGTCTCGAAGTCACAGGCGGATGCCCCTCAGGTTGAATCAACTGAGGAGGCTAAAGGCTGGGACGCAGGGGTAGAGGAGGTATCCTCTGCCTCTGAATACTTCTCCTGTGTTTCTTCTCCACTCAAGCTCACCCATAGTG GACTCCGGAGAGTACATCGAGACAGTCCCCAGCCTAGATCACCCCTAGCCCAGGTTCAGGAACGAGGGGAGACTGCTCCCCCCTCACACCATGTCTCCTCGTCCCCTTCGTCTTATAAGACCTGTGTGTCCTCTCTGtacataaacaaaaaagaaaggggcATGAAAATATACTACATGCGGGTACAGATGAAAAAGGGTGTGGCTGTCTCCTGGGAGACAGAGGAGACCTCAGAGTCAGTAGAAAAGCAGCCCAGGATGGAAGAAGTGACCCTTCCTGAGGACGTGCGGGTAGGTACTCCCCCCTCTGATGTGTCCACCAGAAACCTGCTGTCTGACAGCGAGCCCagcggggaggagcaggagcacgAAGAGCGGGCAGAGTCAGACAGCCCGCCCGGGTCGCCCGCAGTTGAGGAGGGACCCAGGGCCAAGACCCCCGACTGGCTGGTGACCATGGAGACCGGCTTCAGGTGCATGGCCTGCTGCCGGGTCTTCTCCACGTTGGAGAGCCTCCAGGAGCACGTGCAGCAcggggtcagggagggcttcagCTGCCACGTGTTCCACCTCACCATGGCCCGGCTGGGCGGCAGCCGTCGGGCCGGGAGcgcccaggaggaggagggggagcggaGTGAGGCGCCGGCGGCCAGGCCGGAGGGCAAGGCCAGCGAGGAGGAGCCAGCCACACGGGAAGACCTCGGCTCCACGTGA
- the LOC121495777 gene encoding protein FAM170A-like isoform X2, with protein MKQRQKRKHLENEESSGTAEQGGGVSKSQADAPQVESTEEAKGWDAGVEEVSSASEYFSCVSSPLKLTHSGLRRVHRDSPQPRSPLAQVQERGETAPPSHHVSSSPSSYKTCVSSLYINKKERGMKIYYMRVQMKKGVAVSWETEETSESVEKQPRMEEVTLPEDVRVGTPPSDVSTRNLLSDSEPSGEEQEHEERAESDSPPGSPAVEEGPRAKTPDWLVTMETGFRCMACCRVFSTLESLQEHVQHGVREGFSCHVFHLTMARLGGSRRAGSAQEEEGERSEAPAARPEGKASEEEPATREDLGST; from the exons ATGAAACAGCGACAAAAGAGGAaacatctggaaaatgaagagtCCTCAGGAACTGCCGAGCAGGGAGGAG GAGTCTCGAAGTCACAGGCGGATGCCCCTCAGGTTGAATCAACTGAGGAGGCTAAAGGCTGGGACGCAGGGGTAGAGGAGGTATCCTCTGCCTCTGAATACTTCTCCTGTGTTTCTTCTCCACTCAAGCTCACCCATAGTG GACTCCGGAGAGTACATCGAGACAGTCCCCAGCCTAGATCACCCCTAGCCCAGGTTCAGGAACGAGGGGAGACTGCTCCCCCCTCACACCATGTCTCCTCGTCCCCTTCGTCTTATAAGACCTGTGTGTCCTCTCTGtacataaacaaaaaagaaaggggcATGAAAATATACTACATGCGGGTACAGATGAAAAAGGGTGTGGCTGTCTCCTGGGAGACAGAGGAGACCTCAGAGTCAGTAGAAAAGCAGCCCAGGATGGAAGAAGTGACCCTTCCTGAGGACGTGCGGGTAGGTACTCCCCCCTCTGATGTGTCCACCAGAAACCTGCTGTCTGACAGCGAGCCCagcggggaggagcaggagcacgAAGAGCGGGCAGAGTCAGACAGCCCGCCCGGGTCGCCCGCAGTTGAGGAGGGACCCAGGGCCAAGACCCCCGACTGGCTGGTGACCATGGAGACCGGCTTCAGGTGCATGGCCTGCTGCCGGGTCTTCTCCACGTTGGAGAGCCTCCAGGAGCACGTGCAGCAcggggtcagggagggcttcagCTGCCACGTGTTCCACCTCACCATGGCCCGGCTGGGCGGCAGCCGTCGGGCCGGGAGcgcccaggaggaggagggggagcggaGTGAGGCGCCGGCGGCCAGGCCGGAGGGCAAGGCCAGCGAGGAGGAGCCAGCCACACGGGAAGACCTCGGCTCCACGTGA